From Thalassotalea euphylliae, the proteins below share one genomic window:
- a CDS encoding motility associated factor glycosyltransferase family protein, which produces MNAFKVFDRNIYEFFSDYQPSRYLVDIVDGFPNILDTEKNKYFYEYPAYLMANVQLARHQKSPESASALFDVEDKNEAGFMHSDALNQILQVLWRRMEKNDGQVRELSKVVNAAMVFGIGCGYHLELLCSQHKIKNLYVIEPELDLFYASLFTANWQHILNKVDQFGLNIHISLGEQEDDFFEHILKQSRHYGRYEIAKTFGFIHYHNEKTEALVDQYKSRFDEAIRGWGFFDDAVMAVSHMLTSLQQGVPLLKKKQITDNLFADYPVFIIGNGPSLDGLIELIKRYQHQAIIISCGSALSALYQYGITPDIHCEQERTSPVAEQLDYYCSPETLEQIILFGPSTLHPDVYAKFPVKVMAAKGAEPTAPLLMESRLAELFEIHSHINPTVANTAASVAVGFGFKNIYFLGVDLGHKKGSSHHSKKSIYYGNDGEDMELYDASSVLEQERKGNFGGVFYTNPFFDSSKRALERLTAENSELNFYNLSDGVLIQGAKPIAPDLLTFHHDAIDNKQSKLRELVKTCSYQDSGKLFNELSNNLDFAGFEDLCLALVRTIDELNYHFEDCLDLIKRHYLMLIDEKICLRDHFYYLLEGSMMHIQAMLTRILYEAVDEGDAIEDFREALSSYREFLLDAISYYKKNALTPLYHESSWFDVIINSDSKNN; this is translated from the coding sequence ATGAACGCTTTTAAAGTGTTTGATCGTAATATTTATGAATTTTTTAGTGACTATCAACCTAGCCGCTACTTAGTTGATATCGTTGATGGTTTCCCCAATATTCTTGATACAGAAAAAAATAAATATTTTTACGAATACCCAGCATACTTAATGGCGAACGTGCAACTTGCTAGACATCAAAAATCACCAGAATCAGCAAGCGCACTCTTTGATGTTGAAGATAAAAATGAAGCTGGGTTTATGCACTCAGACGCTCTAAATCAAATCCTCCAAGTGTTATGGCGCAGAATGGAAAAAAACGATGGTCAAGTCAGAGAACTGTCAAAAGTCGTTAATGCAGCCATGGTATTTGGTATTGGCTGTGGTTATCACCTAGAGCTGTTGTGTAGCCAACATAAGATTAAAAATTTGTATGTTATTGAACCTGAATTAGATCTATTTTATGCCTCTTTATTCACCGCTAACTGGCAACATATTCTAAATAAAGTCGACCAGTTTGGGCTAAATATTCATATCTCTTTGGGGGAGCAAGAAGACGACTTTTTCGAGCATATTCTTAAACAAAGTCGTCATTATGGTCGTTATGAGATCGCTAAAACCTTTGGTTTTATTCACTACCATAATGAGAAAACAGAAGCGTTAGTGGATCAATATAAAAGTCGATTTGATGAGGCTATTCGAGGTTGGGGGTTTTTTGACGATGCTGTGATGGCCGTCAGCCACATGTTGACTAGCTTACAACAGGGAGTGCCCCTGTTGAAAAAGAAACAGATAACAGACAATTTATTTGCCGATTACCCTGTTTTTATTATTGGAAATGGACCTTCGCTCGACGGCTTGATTGAGCTCATTAAGCGTTATCAACACCAAGCCATTATCATTAGTTGTGGTAGTGCACTTAGCGCACTCTATCAATATGGTATTACACCTGACATTCATTGCGAACAAGAGCGTACCTCACCAGTTGCTGAGCAGCTAGATTATTATTGCTCACCAGAAACATTAGAGCAGATTATCCTCTTTGGGCCTTCAACATTGCACCCTGATGTTTATGCCAAGTTCCCCGTCAAAGTTATGGCCGCGAAAGGTGCCGAGCCGACAGCGCCTTTATTGATGGAGAGTCGTTTAGCAGAGCTATTTGAAATACATTCACATATCAACCCAACTGTTGCTAATACTGCAGCCTCTGTAGCTGTTGGTTTTGGTTTCAAAAACATTTACTTTTTAGGCGTTGATTTAGGTCATAAAAAAGGCAGTAGCCACCATAGTAAAAAAAGTATTTATTACGGTAATGATGGTGAAGATATGGAGCTGTACGATGCTTCGAGTGTTTTAGAACAAGAGCGCAAAGGTAATTTTGGCGGAGTTTTTTATACCAACCCTTTTTTTGACAGTTCTAAGCGAGCACTGGAAAGATTAACTGCTGAAAACTCAGAGCTTAACTTTTATAACTTATCTGATGGCGTGCTAATTCAAGGAGCAAAACCAATAGCACCTGACCTTTTAACATTCCATCACGATGCTATTGATAACAAACAGTCGAAGTTAAGGGAATTAGTTAAAACATGCAGTTATCAAGACTCTGGAAAGCTTTTTAATGAGTTGTCAAATAATCTAGATTTTGCAGGCTTTGAAGACCTCTGTTTAGCATTGGTTCGTACGATAGATGAGCTCAATTATCACTTTGAAGACTGCCTAGATTTAATAAAAAGGCATTATTTAATGCTAATTGATGAAAAAATTTGTTTACGCGATCACTTTTATTATTTACTTGAAGGAAGCATGATGCATATTCAAGCGATGCTAACGCGGATCCTTTATGAAGCTGTGGATGAGGGGGACGCGATTGAGGACTTTAGAGAGGCGCTCAGTTCTTATCGTGAGTTTTTACTAGATGCGATAAGTTATTACAAAAAGAATGCTTTGACCCCTCTATACCATGAAAGTAGTTGGTTTGATGTGATTATCAATAGTGATTCGAAAAATAACTGA
- the fliS gene encoding flagellar export chaperone FliS, whose product MRNNLRAYQKVNRDSGLTAADPHTVILMLYNGLLENISIGKGAIERKDFALKASSLSKAINILNSLIDSLDRESEPAISDNFSTLYGYCVEQIMAASTSLDTKVLDQVSEFLIPLRDAWQNISEQDKQAGFAKLKERDSSRANLGAGS is encoded by the coding sequence ATGAGAAATAATTTAAGAGCTTACCAAAAAGTAAATAGAGATAGTGGATTGACTGCTGCAGATCCTCATACAGTTATCCTAATGCTTTACAACGGTTTACTGGAAAATATTTCAATTGGCAAAGGGGCTATAGAAAGAAAAGATTTTGCTTTAAAAGCGAGTTCACTATCTAAAGCTATTAACATTCTAAATTCTTTGATCGATTCCTTAGATAGGGAGTCTGAACCGGCAATTTCCGATAACTTTAGTACTTTATATGGGTATTGTGTCGAGCAAATTATGGCTGCAAGTACTTCGCTTGATACAAAAGTCTTAGACCAAGTATCTGAGTTCCTTATCCCATTGCGTGATGCATGGCAAAACATTTCAGAGCAAGATAAGCAAGCTGGTTTTGCTAAATTAAAAGAGCGTGACTCTTCTCGTGCGAATTTGGGTGCAGGTAGCTAA